One genomic window of Parus major isolate Abel chromosome 11, Parus_major1.1, whole genome shotgun sequence includes the following:
- the LOC107209679 gene encoding uncharacterized protein LOC107209679 isoform X3, whose product MSCPVWENCRRPDILQSCECPPPLSEQNAAGPVCSQQPGFLSTKPLGWVLAENLVCVDKNVASPKLYVLEPWIADLLVNYEQLDERENFLAGQVVRVLSDSTAPGQPGLQEAVVQVSDGSCYIRVVITPEALQAEENAHLQLRLSSLNCRIIVLQKYTVCFQDEARLEDCEFYLTAQQFIVLPMQRQRMESSDGNQDPSVVKKIKELWLRNLAVRNAPSSEPSVSQLIDAIGQNQLEILKENAEECLDLWKSKDKPVTVEDEVPVTQWEAERKKEQGENVFMVPVSALVIPPEEEAVVCDSSEAASAGYTDTSQAAPGKSSDDRTMPGDPSVVSQTSCATSPALSDSLEGSLDNPWDRMPSLSLTPSSSDEKTFQPDPPLKTQKDVAADSNTTDLLELCSQGSPEGLPQGEPVQTSSPSLLRSHSTPSPVEISTTEVASAAEAAWDTLRADRGPQGSRGSQATLPTLSPVFPALPGSSVQSLPGRIPHREKACSSGTTSSPDVLRPGLAHARTQGRETVGAKRKLVEEDEQGPSGQQLTPGTSKDRGRGTDKRSELMSPQGAKKSRKQTGLQHGKELEEEDKEEEEEEEEQASPARAGPSSRLEQCRAPEPFMERPPQYQYEAPSPELCQQVQSIRISKAMLKWACWILTEEEDS is encoded by the exons ATGTCCTGTCCTGTGTGGGAAAATTGCAGAAGGCCAGACATACTCCAGAGCTGCGAGTGTCCCCCTCCACTGTCCGAGCAGAATGCAGCAGGACCTGtgtgctcccagcagcctggcttCCTCAGCACAAAGCCCTTAGGATGGGTCCTTGCAGAGAA TCTTGTCTGTGTGGACAAGAATGTGGCTTCTCCCAAACTCTACGTCCTGGAGCCATGGATTGCTGACCTCTTGGTGAATTACGAGCAACTGGATGAGCGTGAGAATTTCCTGGCTGGACAGGTGGTGCGG GTCTTAAGTGACTCAACTGctcctggccagcctggcctCCAAGAAGCTGTGGTGCAGGTCTCTGATGGATCCTGCTACATCCGTGTGGTCATTACACCCgaagctctgcaggcagaggaaaa cGCCCACCTGCAGCTCAGGCTTTCCAGCCTTAATTGCAGAATTATCGTCCTGCAGAAGTACACAGTGTGTTTTCAGGACGAGGCCAGGCTG GAGGACTGCGAGTTTTACCTCACGGCCCAGCAGTTCATCGTGCTGCCCATGCAGAGGCAGAGGATGGAATCATCCGACGG GAACCAGGACCCCTCTGTGGTGAAGAAGATTAAGGAGCTCTGGCT GAGGAATCTTGCTGTGAGGAATGCTCCCAGCTCAG AGCCCTCTGTCTCTCAGCTGATTGATGCCATAGGACAGAACCAGCTGgagattttgaaggaaaatgccGAGGAATGCTTGGATTTATGGAAATCAAAGGACAAGCCAGTGACAGTGGAGGACGAGGTTCCTGTCACCCAGTGGGAGGCAGAGCGCAAGAAGGAG CAGGGAGAGAACGTTTTCATGGTCCCAGTCAGTGCCCTGGTGATCCCTCCTGAGGAGGAGGCAGTTGTTTGTGATTCTTCTGAGGCAGCATCTGCAGGGTACACAG ATACAAGccaagcagctcctggaaaGAGTAGTGATGACAGGACAATGCCAGGAGACCCAAGTGTTGTATCCCAGACCAGCT GTGCCACATCACCAGCCTTGTCAGATAGCTTGGAGGGATCCCTGGACAACCCCTGGGATAGAATGCCCTCGTTGTCTTTGACCCCGAGCTCTTCCGATG AGAAGACCTTTCAACCTGATCCTCCCCTGAAGACCCAGAAAGATGTGGCTGCTGACAGCAACACCACCGACCTGTTGGAATTGTGTAGCCAGGGCTCTCCTGAGGGCTTGCCCCAGGGAGAGCCAGTACAGACCTcatctccctccctgctccgCTCCCACAGCACTCCCAGTCCGGTGGAGATCAGCACCACTGAGGTGGCATCAGCTGCAGAGGCAGCCTGGGATACCCTGCGTGCTGATCGTGGCCcgcagggatccaggggctcTCAGGCCACCCTGCCCACTCTTTCTCCAGTTTTTCCAGCCTTGCCAGGCAGCAGTGTACAGTCCCTGCCCGGCAGGATTCCTCACAGGGAGAAGGCCTGCTCCAGTGGCACAACTTCCTCTCCAGATGTGTTGAGGCCTGGACTGGCTCatgccaggacacagggaagaGAGACTGTGGGTGCCAAGAGGAAGCTGGTGGAGGAAGATGAGCAGGGCCCCAGTGGGCAGCAGCTTACCCCGGGCACCTCAAAGGACAGGGGGAGAGGCACAGATAAGAGATCGGAGCTCATGAGCCCACAGGGTGCaaagaagagcagaaagcagaCAGGGCTGCAGCATGGAAAAGAGCTTGAGGAAGAGGataaagaggaggaggaggaggaggaagagcaagCATCCCCTGCAAGAGCTgggcccagctccaggctggagcagtgcagagctccagagccG TTCATGGAGAGACCGCCCCAGTACCAATACGAGGCACcaagccctgagctctgccagcaggtaCAATCTATCAG GATCTCAAAGGCAATGCTGAAATGGGCATGCTGGATACTGACTGAGGAGGAGGATTCCTGA